The proteins below are encoded in one region of Halorhodospira halochloris:
- the pufA gene encoding light-harvesting antenna LH1, alpha subunit, whose translation MWKLWKFVDFRMTAVGFHLFFALLAFAVHFACISSERFNWLEGAPAAEYYMDENPGIWARTSYDG comes from the coding sequence ATGTGGAAACTTTGGAAATTTGTTGACTTTCGCATGACTGCGGTAGGCTTCCACCTGTTCTTCGCGCTGCTGGCGTTCGCAGTGCATTTCGCCTGCATCAGCTCAGAGCGCTTCAACTGGCTGGAAGGTGCGCCTGCAGCGGAGTACTACATGGATGAGAATCCGGGCATCTGGGCCCGTACTTCCTACGACGGCTAA
- a CDS encoding ankyrin repeat domain-containing protein yields the protein MNGGRDAIEAIRAADQSRLEEALEVGDLTSYTDQVGRNLLHYAAVHGQDSMLVSLLEYGISPNKTDNSGRLPLHYALESDLTPALADLLEATQRVDQPDEQGLTPLMLAARNGQHEVVEKLLAAGADPDRRDELGATALSLAAAADHPRAVSILRQVTERPPSAYAAADVVRAGDVETLNWMIEHGLDIWATWEESGQEMNLAAVAVDSSPQAAALLMRYGAGLDATGDKALVAVALRGDVSRVKELLAAGADPNAEVPRADAAGRKVLMEVSRLGLVDTAMALIEAGADPQLADEHGADSLWHAAVGYISRRDRAAGLERGSSRDDILLALLEAGASPSGGDRFEFTPLHAAAAWGSKESVQALLDAGAALESTDRNGRTPLVFAAQFGNAQTLQELIDSGADPSAVSYIGSSVVTYARLADRLAGDGASGVAELVRSAGGGKSPGPRSGTPSLSVSSDERRVMRLDQPVAVYDSADPGGSSGRFLPYTTTCSGISCIYPPVVVLPAGTVVELIYREAGSSGRLHSIYMVQESGLRGFLFEDDLYGAWPPAGAAASELTVGRVAHIRGMRWVEEFDVNLTEASGGLIW from the coding sequence TTGAACGGCGGCAGAGATGCGATAGAGGCGATTCGCGCGGCGGACCAGAGTCGTCTGGAAGAGGCGCTGGAAGTGGGAGACCTGACTTCCTATACGGATCAAGTTGGCCGCAACCTCCTCCACTACGCTGCAGTCCATGGGCAGGACTCTATGCTGGTATCGCTGCTGGAGTACGGCATATCGCCTAATAAAACCGATAATTCGGGGCGTTTGCCTTTGCACTATGCGCTTGAAAGTGATTTAACGCCCGCATTGGCAGATTTGCTCGAGGCAACTCAAAGAGTCGATCAGCCGGACGAGCAAGGCCTTACGCCGCTCATGCTGGCTGCCAGGAATGGCCAACATGAGGTGGTTGAAAAACTGCTCGCAGCTGGTGCTGACCCTGATCGACGTGATGAGCTAGGTGCTACTGCCTTGTCATTGGCAGCGGCTGCTGATCATCCCCGTGCGGTTAGCATCTTACGGCAAGTAACTGAGCGTCCCCCGTCTGCCTACGCAGCTGCCGATGTGGTGCGGGCTGGCGATGTCGAAACCCTGAATTGGATGATTGAACACGGGCTTGATATCTGGGCCACATGGGAGGAGAGCGGCCAGGAGATGAATTTGGCTGCGGTGGCGGTTGATTCAAGCCCGCAAGCGGCAGCTCTACTAATGCGCTATGGTGCCGGTTTAGATGCTACCGGTGATAAGGCCTTGGTTGCAGTAGCCCTGCGTGGCGACGTCTCACGTGTTAAAGAGCTGTTGGCCGCCGGTGCTGACCCTAATGCTGAAGTGCCCAGAGCCGATGCTGCTGGGCGTAAGGTGTTGATGGAAGTGTCCCGTTTGGGCTTGGTTGATACAGCCATGGCCCTGATTGAAGCGGGCGCTGATCCGCAGCTCGCTGATGAGCACGGTGCAGATAGTCTCTGGCATGCTGCTGTAGGTTATATCTCAAGACGCGATAGAGCAGCGGGGCTTGAGCGCGGTAGTAGTCGTGACGATATTCTACTCGCCTTACTGGAGGCTGGCGCTAGCCCAAGTGGTGGTGACCGTTTTGAGTTTACTCCCTTGCATGCCGCCGCGGCATGGGGGAGTAAGGAGAGCGTACAGGCGCTCTTGGATGCGGGGGCAGCACTGGAGAGCACTGATCGTAACGGACGCACCCCGCTGGTTTTTGCTGCGCAGTTTGGCAATGCGCAGACCTTGCAAGAATTGATTGATAGTGGCGCTGATCCGTCGGCAGTTTCATACATAGGTTCTAGCGTTGTGACCTATGCTAGGCTCGCGGATAGGTTAGCCGGTGATGGCGCTTCAGGTGTGGCCGAGCTGGTTCGTTCGGCGGGGGGCGGAAAGAGTCCAGGGCCACGCAGCGGCACCCCGAGCTTGTCAGTAAGTAGCGATGAGCGCAGGGTAATGCGCCTTGATCAGCCAGTTGCGGTCTATGATAGTGCTGATCCGGGCGGTTCGAGCGGCAGATTCCTACCTTATACCACTACTTGTAGCGGGATTTCTTGCATCTATCCCCCTGTGGTTGTCTTGCCGGCGGGAACTGTGGTTGAGTTGATTTACCGCGAGGCAGGATCATCAGGTAGGCTGCATAGCATTTACATGGTTCAAGAGTCCGGGCTGCGTGGCTTTCTCTTTGAGGATGATCTTTATGGGGCTTGGCCGCCTGCGGGGGCGGCAGCGAGTGAGCTGACGGTAGGCCGAGTTGCGCACATCAGGGGCATGCGCTGGGTTGAGGAATTTGATGTAAATCTCACTGAGGCTAGCGGCGGGCTGATTTGGTAA
- the rpsT gene encoding 30S ribosomal protein S20, translating into MANIPSAKKRAIQAEGRRKRNKSRRSEMRTSIKRVLQAVKGGDPSKAQEAYRSAVRVIDRSANRGIIHKNKAARHKSRLNDKVRSLAS; encoded by the coding sequence GTGGCGAACATCCCCAGCGCCAAAAAACGCGCAATTCAGGCAGAAGGTCGACGCAAGCGCAACAAGTCGCGGCGCAGTGAGATGCGCACCTCAATCAAGAGAGTACTGCAAGCCGTCAAAGGCGGGGATCCTAGCAAGGCACAAGAGGCTTATCGCAGTGCTGTACGCGTGATCGACCGCTCTGCTAATCGCGGCATAATCCACAAGAATAAGGCAGCAAGGCATAAGTCACGCCTCAACGACAAGGTCCGCAGCCTAGCTAGCTAA
- the sufC gene encoding Fe-S cluster assembly ATPase SufC, which yields MLRIENLQASIEDSPILKGLNLAMEPGEVHAIMGPNGSGKSTLSKVLAGDEGYTVTGGKVEFDGQDLFAMEPEERARSGLFMGFQYPVEIPGVSNSYFLKAALNAARRARGEEEIDPVSFLKLVRERAQWVGLDDSLLKRAVNSGFSGGEKKRNEIFHLTVLEPKLAILDETDSGLDIDALKAVAEGVNRMRSEQRSFLLITHYQRLLSYIEPDYVHVMVNGRIVRSGGKELAQELEDSGYSLFEDEEAA from the coding sequence ATGCTCAGGATAGAAAACCTCCAGGCATCCATCGAAGATAGTCCCATCCTGAAGGGATTGAACCTGGCTATGGAGCCGGGCGAAGTACACGCAATAATGGGGCCTAACGGCTCGGGTAAGAGCACTTTGTCGAAAGTGCTAGCCGGTGATGAAGGCTACACAGTCACCGGCGGCAAGGTAGAGTTTGACGGCCAGGATCTCTTTGCAATGGAGCCTGAAGAGCGGGCCAGGTCTGGCCTTTTCATGGGGTTCCAGTATCCGGTGGAGATCCCTGGGGTTAGTAATAGCTACTTCCTAAAGGCAGCACTGAATGCTGCGCGCCGAGCACGTGGCGAAGAGGAGATCGATCCGGTCTCATTTCTTAAGCTTGTCAGAGAGCGTGCTCAGTGGGTGGGGCTTGATGACTCGCTGCTAAAGCGTGCGGTAAACTCCGGCTTCTCGGGGGGGGAGAAGAAGCGCAACGAGATATTCCACCTGACTGTATTAGAGCCGAAGCTGGCAATACTTGATGAAACCGACTCAGGCCTGGATATCGATGCCCTTAAGGCTGTTGCCGAGGGCGTTAACCGGATGCGTTCGGAGCAGCGCTCGTTCTTGCTAATCACTCACTACCAGCGCCTGCTCAGTTACATTGAGCCGGACTATGTTCATGTTATGGTCAACGGGCGCATCGTGCGCTCAGGCGGTAAGGAATTAGCCCAAGAGCTAGAGGATAGCGGCTACTCCTTGTTTGAAGATGAGGAGGCTGCGTAA
- the sufD gene encoding Fe-S cluster assembly protein SufD: MATGQGRAPVAALDDMSLPTGGPDWLSQLREQAQLALSSSGLPDKGWEHWRHNNLAAFAGRQLQAPLSPGDAAKGIAVLDELLPVDSGPRLVFVDGQLDWCLSDLDLLPEGITLSSLSGGLQATDIEDWSHRLSSSVDLQANPIVALNTALLRDALFVHVKPQVKPDRPLLVASYSTAQADSSICYPRLLVEVAEGAELQLIEWHGGADGVDYTSTPVSEFFVAANGSAEVARISEEGDNGHQLGAVTADVAAAAEVSFHSYVQGGDQVRVEMAAALRGEGGDASLTGFHLSDKRRFVEHHSSVRHCCEQTRSRQFFKGVLAGRSESLFDGMVHVDPGAQKTDAEQQNRNLLLSPLALAHSVPRLEIYADDVRCSHGATAGELDEQAIFYMRARGIDEQTAKSLLIRAFAAQAIDYCPVSLAAEYELKRLDDFLSLVAGEHG; the protein is encoded by the coding sequence ATGGCGACTGGGCAGGGCAGGGCACCGGTCGCGGCGCTTGACGATATGAGCTTGCCCACTGGCGGCCCCGATTGGTTGTCGCAACTGCGTGAGCAGGCTCAATTGGCCCTTAGCTCCAGCGGACTGCCGGATAAGGGTTGGGAGCATTGGCGCCATAATAATCTGGCCGCGTTTGCGGGGCGTCAGCTGCAAGCCCCCTTAAGTCCCGGGGATGCAGCCAAGGGCATAGCTGTACTAGATGAGTTGCTGCCGGTCGATTCTGGGCCGCGGTTGGTCTTTGTTGATGGCCAGCTTGACTGGTGCCTTTCCGATTTGGATCTACTGCCTGAGGGGATAACTCTGTCTAGCCTTAGCGGCGGCTTGCAGGCTACGGACATTGAGGATTGGTCGCATAGGCTCTCCAGCAGTGTAGATCTGCAGGCTAACCCAATCGTTGCATTGAACACCGCCCTGCTACGTGATGCCCTGTTTGTCCACGTAAAGCCGCAAGTTAAGCCCGACAGACCGTTGTTGGTGGCGAGTTACTCAACTGCCCAGGCCGACTCCAGTATTTGTTATCCGCGCCTACTGGTTGAGGTTGCTGAGGGGGCCGAACTGCAACTAATCGAGTGGCACGGGGGCGCGGATGGGGTCGACTACACCAGTACCCCGGTCAGTGAATTCTTTGTCGCTGCTAACGGCAGTGCTGAGGTGGCGCGGATTAGTGAAGAGGGTGATAATGGCCATCAGCTGGGCGCGGTAACTGCCGATGTTGCTGCTGCTGCCGAAGTATCATTCCATAGTTATGTGCAAGGGGGTGACCAGGTAAGGGTCGAGATGGCTGCGGCTCTTAGAGGTGAGGGTGGTGATGCCAGCCTGACAGGATTCCATCTCAGTGATAAACGCCGCTTTGTAGAGCACCATAGTTCGGTTCGTCACTGCTGTGAGCAGACGCGCAGTCGGCAGTTCTTTAAAGGGGTGCTGGCGGGGCGCTCGGAGAGCCTTTTCGACGGTATGGTGCACGTTGATCCGGGTGCACAAAAGACCGATGCCGAGCAGCAGAACCGTAACTTGCTGCTTAGCCCGCTAGCGCTAGCACACTCAGTACCGCGCTTGGAGATATATGCAGATGATGTACGGTGTAGCCATGGTGCTACCGCAGGGGAGTTGGATGAACAAGCGATTTTCTACATGCGCGCCCGTGGCATAGATGAGCAGACTGCTAAGTCTTTGTTGATTAGGGCCTTTGCGGCACAAGCGATTGATTATTGCCCGGTTTCATTAGCCGCAGAGTATGAGCTGAAGCGTCTCGATGATTTTCTCTCTTTGGTTGCAGGCGAGCACGGCTAA
- the cgtA gene encoding Obg family GTPase CgtA: MRFVDEVTIRVHAGDGGDGSVSFRREKYVPRGGPDGGDGGRGGSVYLQADEGLTTLVDYRHERQFRAEPGQSGSGRQCTGRSGEDRLLQVPVGTLVYENDTGELMGDLTEHGQRLLVAAGGKGGLGNLHFKSSTNRAPRQSIPGGSGEVRELRLELQVLADVGLLGMPNVGKSTFIRAASAARPKVADYPFTTLYPQLGVVRMEAHKSFVIADIPGLIAGAAQGAGLGVQFLKHLSRTGLLLHIVDAVAQDWGGDPVADAQTLLAELEQFDPDLAAKPRWLVVNRIDLLPAEQRSERVGDIVKRLDWQGPAYSISALTGEGVHQLCGGIMDYLKEQRGSNGAEIST; the protein is encoded by the coding sequence ATGCGTTTCGTAGATGAAGTCACCATAAGAGTCCATGCGGGAGATGGAGGCGACGGTAGTGTTAGCTTTCGGCGGGAGAAGTATGTGCCCCGTGGCGGGCCGGATGGCGGTGATGGGGGGCGTGGGGGCAGTGTCTATCTGCAGGCCGATGAGGGATTGACCACACTAGTCGATTATCGCCATGAACGCCAGTTCCGAGCCGAGCCTGGCCAATCCGGCAGCGGTAGGCAGTGCACCGGCCGTTCAGGAGAAGATCGCTTGCTTCAGGTGCCTGTTGGCACACTGGTATATGAGAACGATACCGGTGAGCTTATGGGAGATCTTACTGAGCACGGCCAGCGCTTGCTGGTTGCCGCAGGAGGCAAGGGGGGGCTAGGCAACCTGCACTTTAAAAGCTCGACTAACCGTGCTCCACGCCAGTCAATCCCGGGGGGCTCAGGCGAGGTCCGCGAACTGCGTTTGGAACTGCAGGTCTTGGCCGATGTGGGCTTGCTGGGGATGCCCAATGTCGGCAAGTCAACCTTCATCCGTGCGGCCTCTGCGGCGCGGCCGAAAGTTGCTGACTACCCCTTTACAACCCTCTATCCACAGCTCGGCGTAGTGCGGATGGAGGCGCATAAGTCCTTTGTGATTGCAGATATCCCCGGGCTTATTGCTGGGGCCGCACAGGGTGCTGGGCTGGGTGTTCAGTTTCTCAAGCACTTGAGTAGGACGGGGCTGTTATTGCATATCGTCGATGCAGTTGCCCAGGACTGGGGCGGAGATCCGGTAGCCGATGCCCAGACCCTGCTAGCTGAGTTGGAGCAGTTTGATCCTGATTTGGCCGCCAAGCCGCGCTGGTTGGTGGTTAATCGGATAGATTTGTTACCTGCAGAGCAGCGCTCGGAGAGGGTGGGCGATATTGTGAAGCGTCTGGATTGGCAGGGTCCGGCCTACAGCATCTCTGCTCTGACCGGTGAGGGGGTGCATCAGCTGTGTGGTGGCATAATGGATTATCTTAAGGAGCAGCGCGGTAGTAATGGGGCAGAAATCTCAACGTAG
- the rplU gene encoding 50S ribosomal protein L21, giving the protein MYAVIRSGGKQYRVTEGDVVRVEKLSAQVGEKINLDDVLMVGSKGDVKIGAPRVEGSTVQAEVVDQGRGRKIDVTKFKRRKNYRRHHGHRQSYTELKITGISAG; this is encoded by the coding sequence ATGTACGCGGTGATCCGTAGTGGCGGCAAACAGTATCGCGTCACCGAGGGAGATGTGGTGCGGGTTGAGAAGCTGTCAGCACAGGTCGGGGAAAAGATTAATCTCGACGACGTATTGATGGTAGGAAGCAAAGGTGACGTCAAGATCGGTGCGCCGCGAGTTGAGGGCAGCACGGTTCAGGCTGAGGTTGTAGATCAGGGGCGGGGCCGCAAGATTGATGTGACCAAGTTCAAAAGGCGTAAGAACTATCGTCGCCACCATGGGCATCGCCAGTCTTATACCGAGCTAAAAATCACCGGCATTAGTGCCGGCTGA
- a CDS encoding tetratricopeptide repeat protein, producing MIRGLGAVVIVSGLIHIAGCYVPPEEGGAPQAQDSRQPQAAGRDSQQDDGSDDRSGWLHQDQRSADDRRQQGQSPGWGREQGVSGLSRQAREAYEAGNYHSAAESLESALEQEPDHPVLLQKLAAVRYQLGDFQRSENLAQRAISRGGNNNDVLRESWWLIAASRMQVGDTQGAQQAAQTASRYESGGQMPSPPGGGQQQPAGPGQGGGMGAPGPAQQAPFGGQQQPPSPQMAPGSF from the coding sequence ATGATACGTGGCTTGGGGGCTGTGGTTATCGTTAGTGGCTTGATCCATATTGCAGGCTGCTATGTGCCTCCCGAGGAGGGGGGTGCGCCTCAGGCGCAGGACTCTCGGCAGCCCCAGGCTGCTGGCCGGGATTCCCAGCAGGATGATGGTAGTGACGACAGATCAGGGTGGCTCCATCAAGATCAACGAAGCGCTGATGATCGCCGGCAACAGGGTCAATCGCCTGGTTGGGGAAGAGAGCAGGGGGTGAGTGGTCTCTCTAGGCAAGCGCGGGAGGCGTATGAGGCGGGCAATTACCATAGTGCAGCGGAGAGTTTAGAGTCGGCGCTAGAGCAGGAGCCTGATCATCCGGTATTGCTACAGAAGTTGGCGGCTGTCAGGTATCAGTTGGGCGATTTCCAGCGCTCGGAAAACCTGGCTCAGCGTGCTATTAGCCGGGGTGGCAATAATAATGACGTGCTGCGGGAGAGTTGGTGGTTAATAGCTGCCTCGCGTATGCAAGTGGGTGACACTCAGGGGGCACAACAGGCTGCCCAAACTGCGAGTAGGTACGAAAGCGGTGGCCAGATGCCATCTCCTCCAGGCGGCGGGCAACAACAGCCAGCCGGTCCAGGACAAGGTGGGGGCATGGGCGCACCGGGGCCTGCTCAGCAAGCACCTTTTGGCGGCCAGCAACAACCCCCTTCCCCGCAGATGGCGCCAGGGAGCTTCTAA
- the rpmA gene encoding 50S ribosomal protein L27 produces MAHKKAGGSTKNGRDSHSKRLGVKRFGGEQVNAGSIIVRQRGTHFHPGDYVGIGKDHTLFAKRDGRVVFERKGPNKRRQVRIEAI; encoded by the coding sequence ATGGCGCACAAAAAGGCTGGTGGAAGCACCAAGAACGGACGCGATTCGCATTCTAAACGTCTTGGTGTCAAAAGATTTGGTGGTGAGCAGGTTAACGCCGGGAGCATAATAGTGCGCCAGCGCGGAACGCACTTTCATCCTGGTGATTATGTCGGTATTGGCAAAGACCACACTCTCTTCGCCAAGCGTGATGGCCGTGTAGTGTTTGAGCGTAAGGGGCCCAACAAGCGTCGCCAAGTTCGGATTGAGGCGATCTGA
- a CDS encoding aminotransferase class V-fold PLP-dependent enzyme, which yields MSKDIDMAVATAAKAFDVESVRADFPVLQRRLQDKRLIYLDSAASAQKPQAVIDAEMDCYRRYYANVHRGLHTLSQECTREFEAARSKAKEFINAPDSREIIFVRGTTEAINLVASSFLAPRLEPGDEILITHLEHHSNIVPWQLLEQRCGAKLRVVPINDQGEIELDSVAELMNERTKLVSVSHVSNTLGTVNPVSDIVTMAKGRGIPVLVDGAQAAPHLPIDVQQLEADFYAFSGHKVYGPTGIGVLYGRYDLLAQMQPYQGGGDMIKRVSFGGTEFAEPPARFEAGTPNIAGAIGLGAAIDYLNSFDRRQVAEHEEALLEYAVERIAQIEGVSLIGKPDKRAGAISFVMAGPHPNDVAMLLDEQGIAVRAGHHCTQPLMESYGVPATVRASVGLYNGYEDIDQLVVGLGKISRMFANIQ from the coding sequence ATGAGCAAAGATATTGACATGGCTGTCGCTACAGCCGCTAAAGCGTTCGATGTCGAGAGCGTCCGCGCTGACTTTCCAGTCTTGCAACGCCGCTTGCAGGATAAGAGGCTAATCTATCTGGATAGCGCCGCTAGTGCCCAGAAACCTCAAGCAGTGATTGATGCAGAGATGGACTGCTATAGGCGCTACTACGCTAACGTCCATCGTGGTTTGCATACCCTCTCTCAGGAGTGCACTCGGGAGTTTGAGGCAGCTCGCTCCAAGGCCAAGGAGTTCATCAACGCTCCCGACTCACGCGAAATAATCTTTGTACGCGGCACAACCGAGGCAATTAATCTGGTTGCTAGCTCATTTCTCGCGCCGCGTCTTGAGCCGGGTGACGAGATCCTTATCACGCACCTTGAACACCATTCCAATATTGTTCCCTGGCAGCTGCTTGAGCAGCGCTGTGGGGCCAAACTACGGGTGGTGCCAATAAACGATCAAGGCGAAATCGAGCTGGACTCGGTCGCTGAACTTATGAATGAGCGAACCAAGCTGGTAAGCGTAAGCCACGTCTCCAATACTTTAGGTACTGTTAACCCGGTAAGCGATATAGTAACTATGGCCAAGGGACGGGGAATCCCGGTGCTGGTAGACGGGGCGCAGGCGGCGCCGCATCTGCCTATAGATGTGCAGCAGCTTGAGGCGGATTTTTATGCCTTCTCCGGGCATAAGGTCTACGGGCCGACCGGCATAGGTGTCCTTTACGGGCGGTATGATCTTCTCGCGCAGATGCAGCCATACCAAGGTGGCGGGGATATGATTAAACGTGTCTCTTTTGGTGGTACTGAATTTGCCGAGCCGCCGGCACGTTTTGAAGCCGGCACCCCGAACATTGCCGGTGCTATAGGTCTGGGGGCCGCTATTGACTACTTAAATTCCTTTGATCGTCGCCAAGTCGCTGAACACGAGGAGGCACTGCTGGAGTACGCGGTTGAGCGAATAGCTCAGATTGAAGGTGTAAGTTTAATCGGTAAGCCCGATAAGCGTGCCGGCGCGATTTCCTTTGTAATGGCTGGACCTCATCCGAACGACGTGGCTATGCTGCTAGATGAGCAGGGTATTGCAGTCCGGGCTGGCCATCATTGTACTCAGCCCTTAATGGAGAGTTACGGTGTTCCAGCTACTGTGCGAGCCTCAGTTGGCCTGTACAACGGTTACGAGGATATTGATCAACTAGTTGTAGGACTTGGGAAGATCTCACGCATGTTTGCTAACATACAATGA
- the proB gene encoding glutamate 5-kinase, with protein MGQKSQRSSLARVQRWVVKVGSALVTGNGSGLDRACISAWADQIAGLRKAGRQVTVVSSGAVAEGVKRLGWQQRPRAVYQLQAAAALGQSGLVSTWSEGFAPHHLMTAQVLLTHDDLSDRRRYLNARSALREMLRLGIIPIVNENDTVVTDEIRFGDNDTLAALVANLVEAQGLLILTDQPGMMDSDPRDNPQAELICEARAGDPGLERLCGVSPGELGRGGMLTKVRAAARAARSGAYTVVADGREQQVIEKIAQGEADIGTLFVPDSEPLAARKQWLASHLQVAGELRLDDGAARALREGGKSLLPVGVVGVKGDFSRGDMVVCIDSSGLEVARGLVGYASDEAEMICGRASSELEQVLGYVDEPELIHRDNMVVTG; from the coding sequence ATGGGGCAGAAATCTCAACGTAGCTCTCTTGCTAGGGTTCAACGCTGGGTTGTAAAGGTAGGCAGTGCCCTAGTTACTGGTAACGGTAGTGGCCTTGATCGTGCCTGTATATCAGCCTGGGCAGATCAGATTGCCGGGCTGCGCAAGGCCGGGCGGCAGGTGACAGTGGTCTCCTCAGGAGCTGTTGCTGAAGGTGTTAAGCGACTTGGCTGGCAGCAGCGCCCAAGGGCTGTTTATCAGTTGCAGGCGGCCGCGGCGCTGGGCCAAAGTGGCCTGGTCAGCACTTGGTCTGAGGGGTTTGCGCCTCACCATTTGATGACTGCTCAGGTGTTGTTGACCCATGATGACCTTTCCGATAGGCGCCGCTACCTTAATGCTAGGAGCGCTCTGCGGGAGATGCTGCGTTTGGGCATAATCCCTATCGTCAATGAGAACGATACAGTTGTCACCGATGAGATCCGCTTTGGTGATAACGATACCCTGGCGGCACTGGTTGCCAATCTTGTTGAGGCACAGGGCTTGCTGATACTTACTGATCAGCCAGGCATGATGGATAGCGATCCGCGCGACAACCCGCAGGCTGAACTGATCTGCGAAGCGCGGGCCGGGGATCCGGGGCTGGAGAGACTTTGCGGGGTAAGTCCTGGTGAGTTGGGGCGGGGCGGGATGCTGACGAAGGTCAGGGCCGCTGCCCGGGCGGCACGCTCGGGGGCGTATACGGTTGTAGCCGATGGGCGTGAACAGCAGGTAATTGAAAAGATTGCTCAGGGCGAGGCGGATATTGGTACGCTTTTCGTCCCCGATAGTGAGCCCTTGGCTGCGCGCAAGCAGTGGTTGGCTAGCCACCTGCAGGTTGCCGGGGAGTTGCGGCTCGACGATGGGGCGGCACGCGCGCTTCGTGAGGGCGGGAAAAGCCTGTTGCCAGTGGGGGTGGTCGGCGTGAAGGGCGATTTTTCTCGTGGTGATATGGTGGTATGCATTGACTCCTCTGGCCTTGAGGTGGCCCGTGGGCTGGTCGGTTATGCTAGCGATGAGGCCGAGATGATATGCGGGCGGGCCAGCTCTGAGCTTGAGCAGGTGCTAGGTTATGTTGATGAACCGGAGTTGATACACCGCGATAACATGGTTGTCACCGGCTGA